Sequence from the Dehalococcoidia bacterium genome:
TTTCGACAGGGCCGCCAGGCAGCAGCCGTTGCATTTCGGCTTCTTGCGGCAGACCTCCTTGCCGTGGCGCACCAGCAGCGCGTGGTACTCGTTGAAGAACCCCTCGTCGTGTTTCAGGTTATCCATGAACAGCTGACGGTATGTTTCATAGCTGTCGTTTGCTGACGCAATCCCCAGTCGACCCATGATTCGCTTCGTATATGCGTCGATGACGAATACCGGGCGATACGCGGCGTAGAGCAGTATCGAGTCAGCGGTCTCCGGCCCGATGCCGTGTATCGACAGCAACTCATGCCGCAACGATGCGGTGTCGAGTGCGAACAATTGGTCGAGGCTGCCATCGAATTTGTCGTGCAGTCGCTCGACGAAGGCTTTTACCTTGGTCGACTTGGCGTTGTAGTAGCCCGACGGCCGTATCAATATTGCTAGATCGCCAGTCGGTATTGAGTGGAGCGATTCAGGGCCGAGGACACGCGCCGTCTTGAGGTTGGCGATTGCTTTCTCTACATTGCTCCAGGCCGTCGACTGCGTGAGTATCGCGCCTATGACGACCTCGAATGGTGTCTCGCCGGGCCACCAGTGCTGCGGGCCGTAGCGGTCGAACAGTCGGTTATAGATGTCGTTCAGGGCTTGGGAGGTTTTCTCAGCTTTGCTACCCATTCCGGCATCCTTAACTCATTTCGGGCGATCTTCGGGATCATGTACGACTTGATGTCTATCACGGGCGTGCCGTCGATTGCGTCCAGCCCCTGCACCCTGAGCACGTTGCCGCGTCGCTCCAGCAGTTTGACGATGGTGATGCCTATGGAGTTGGGGCGGTGTGGGGAGCGGGTGGCGAAGGTGCCTACCAGCGGCAGGTCGGCGCGGCCGCGGGGGTGGACCTTGACGGGCGGCGGGGTGTTCGGCGATACCTTGTGCATCCAGAAAAGCACGATGATGTGAGAGAACTCCTCGATGCCGTCCAGCAGCTCGGTCCACTTCGCGTCGATCTCTATCTCGGAGACGATGTTCTGGTGCTCGTGGAAGCCGGTCTTCTTGATCTCGTTGCGCACCACGCCGATCGGGGTTAGTGTGATTTCGTTCATAGCGACTATAATTTTATCACGTTTTGATAATGAAGGAATCTAAGAGCGTCGAGTAAAATGTTATGGATTCCGGCCTGCGCCGGAATGACGAAACGCCTCTCCAGTTACAGCAATCTATCATACAGGTCGTTCCATTCAGGATTGGAGAGTTCTATCATTTTCACCTTCCAATTCCGCTTCCATTCCTTAATGGCTTTCTCTCGGGTAATTGCTGACTCCATTGTTTCATGTTGCTCATACCAGACCAGCATATGAACTTCATAACGCTTTGTGAAGCCCTCGGCGGCATTATTCTTGTGTTCCCAGATACGCTTTATGAGGTCTGATGTGACGCCGACGTATAATGTGCCGTGCTTGCGGCTAGCGAGAATGTATACCGCTGGTCGTTTGCTCATTTGTATTCGGTAAATAGCTGTGGATTCCGGCCTGCGCCGGAATGACGGAGGAATAACACTACTCCATCGTTCCCCCGCCTATCGTCACTCCGGTGAAAACCGGAGTCCACGTTTGAATTCTCTTGTCACGCTCTATTTTGCAGGCGGAGTTTTAATCGCCTTCCCGCATTTAATGCACTGACCGGGGACTCTATCGTCTGCATACCACTTACCACATGAAGGGCAGATTACTGACATAATACCATCTCACTTTCAAAAACTCTTGTATGCTTCAAGCTCGCAAGGCGTTTACTGTCCCCGCGCCTGCTTCAGCTTCTTGGTAAGCACGGGCACTATCTCGAACAGGTCGCCGACGAGGCCGTAGGTGGCCACCTCGAATATGGGGGCGTTGGGGTCCTGGTTGATGGCGATGATGACATCCGATGTCTGCATGCCGGCAAGGTGTTGCACCGCGCCGGAGATGCCGCAGGCGATGTAAACCTTGGGGCAAACCGTCTTGCCGGTCTGGCCCACCTGGTGCGAGTATGGTATCCAGCCCTCGTCCACGGGCGGGCGCGACGAGCCCACCGCCGCGCCGAGCATACCGGCCAGCTCCTCGATCAGGGCGAAATTCTTGGGGTCGCCCAGGCCGCGGCCGCCGGACACGATGATTTCTGCGTCGTCGATCTTTATCTTCTCGCTGAGGTCTTCGACGAAATCGAGCAGCTTTGTTCGAGCCGTAACGGATTCCTTCTTGAAATCGATCTTTACTATCTGGCCCTTGCGCAAACCGTCGGGGGCGGACATCTTGAAGACATGGGGACGCACCGTGGACATCTGCGGGCGTTTCGCCTGACATATAATCGTCGCCATCACATTTCCGCCGAATGTTGGGCGCGTCTGAAGCAGGAGTTTGGTCTCAGGGTCGATGTCTAGGCCGGTGCAGTCGGCTGTAAGACCTGTGTATAAGATCGAAGCCACGCGGGGGATGAACGAGCGTCCCAATGCGGTCGCACCGGCGAGCAGAATCTCAGGCTTGTGTTTGTTTATCAGGTCGACGAGCGCCGCGGTGTAGTAATCCTCCTGATGGTCGGCCAGCGCCGCATCGTCGATGGCATAAACCTTGTCGGCTCCGTATGAAATGAGGCTGTCGATATCGCCGACGTTGTGCCCGATGCACACGGCGGCCAGCTCGGCACCCAGCTTGTCGGCCAGCTTGCGCCCCTCCGATACCAGCTCGTAGGAGACGCCCTTCAGCTTTCCGCCGCGCTGCTCGGCGAAGACCCAGACGCCGCTGTGGCCCTCCGCCTTTTCCTGCTTCACGCTCTCCATGGCCAGTGCGTCGCAGGGGCAGGC
This genomic interval carries:
- a CDS encoding electron transfer flavoprotein subunit alpha: MSIIINQDKCTQCGACETACPFGLISLVDDKVVIADGCNLCGACIDACPCDALAMESVKQEKAEGHSGVWVFAEQRGGKLKGVSYELVSEGRKLADKLGAELAAVCIGHNVGDIDSLISYGADKVYAIDDAALADHQEDYYTAALVDLINKHKPEILLAGATALGRSFIPRVASILYTGLTADCTGLDIDPETKLLLQTRPTFGGNVMATIICQAKRPQMSTVRPHVFKMSAPDGLRKGQIVKIDFKKESVTARTKLLDFVEDLSEKIKIDDAEIIVSGGRGLGDPKNFALIEELAGMLGAAVGSSRPPVDEGWIPYSHQVGQTGKTVCPKVYIACGISGAVQHLAGMQTSDVIIAINQDPNAPIFEVATYGLVGDLFEIVPVLTKKLKQARGQ
- a CDS encoding GIY-YIG nuclease family protein, with protein sequence MSKRPAVYILASRKHGTLYVGVTSDLIKRIWEHKNNAAEGFTKRYEVHMLVWYEQHETMESAITREKAIKEWKRNWKVKMIELSNPEWNDLYDRLL
- the tsaA gene encoding tRNA (N6-threonylcarbamoyladenosine(37)-N6)-methyltransferase TrmO, which gives rise to MNEITLTPIGVVRNEIKKTGFHEHQNIVSEIEIDAKWTELLDGIEEFSHIIVLFWMHKVSPNTPPPVKVHPRGRADLPLVGTFATRSPHRPNSIGITIVKLLERRGNVLRVQGLDAIDGTPVIDIKSYMIPKIARNELRMPEWVAKLRKPPKP